The Prunus persica cultivar Lovell chromosome G7, Prunus_persica_NCBIv2, whole genome shotgun sequence genome has a segment encoding these proteins:
- the LOC18769041 gene encoding pentatricopeptide repeat-containing protein At5g66631 has translation MLFKQLFRSTNLIKILNQQQTRPYARDPFPNKVSLYLHRAKLIDSIRLRLRANTPDSLAPLAGDRLLDSFVVTQALRSAPSADSALSLVQFIEQNPHFVHTQNTVHALATVLAKSRRADELKFLIQAVHAGKFRNVRVSFMNLMQWQAAIGDLEGVIRVWDEYRVSSEKRVCAESYNIVMRLFAQIGKDYEAVKVFHMMIEEGAIPNSRTYTVMIEHLVSSGKLQSAMEVFNVLPLMRVKRTLNQYSVLVEACVGVKQFDEVKILLNEMRVDGILPGRAMRLSLEQIQEAGFVQETDEFLREMLPNEDIKNISYCVDSSDEDEDHDEDATDVGGGDDVNEVQLKPWLDPRALANALQKWSPDEVSALEKAKFVWTTRLVCKILRNFKSAEKAWNFFCWVACQPGFTHDIYTVQRMMALLARDGLSELVDQLLNKMRMEQLRLPFCTIRLIIDFYGISKKADAALKVFHDDRNLCGPISNFNLMLLYSSLLRTLTKCGRDSDALDVLEEMILCGIVPNIQIFSGLMHHFALNGDIKTVQKLFAMVRQSGVQPDAYMFKVLIQAYCKCGRAALAWRVFEDLRNLNLMPDSATKELLVKSLWKEGKRREAAAVEESCEEVSDVLPLTLHGHIWTVSSADLTKVFSIYSNSFTSAGE, from the coding sequence ATGCTTTTCAAGCAGCTTTTTCGCAGCACAAACCTGATCAAAATCCTAAACCAGCAGCAAACTCGTCCCTATGCTCGCGACCCATTTCCCAACAAGGTCTCCCTCTACCTCCACCGAGCCAAACTCATCGATTCAATTCGTCTTAGGCTCCGAGCCAACACCCCAGACTCACTCGCTCCTCTCGCAGGCGACCGTCTTCTCGACTCTTTTGTGGTCACTCAAGCCCTCCGCTCTGCTCCCTCCGCCGACTCTGCCCTGTCCCTCGTTCAATTTATCGAGCAGAACCCACATTTCGTTCATACCCAGAACACCGTTCATGCCTTGGCCACAGTGCTCGCCAAGTCTCGCCGAGCTGACGAGCTCAAGTTCCTCATTCAAGCAGTCCATGCCGGAAAGTTTCGAAACGTTCGGGTCAGCTTCATGAACCTTATGCAGTGGCAAGCTGCCATTGGAGACCTCGAGGGAGTTATTAGAGTATGGGATGAGTATAGAGTTAGCTCGGAGAAACGTGTTTGTGCCGAGTCTTATAACATTGTGATGCGCCTTTTTGCCCAGATTGGTAAAGACTATGAGGCCGTGAAGGTTTTTCATATGATGATTGAAGAAGGGGCGATTCCGAATAGTCGAACTTATACGGTGATGATTGAGCACCTTGTGAGTTCTGGGAAGTTGcagtctgcaatggaggtttTTAATGTGTTGCCATTGATGAGGGTGAAGCGGACTTTGAACCAGTATTCAGTTTTGGTAGAGGCATGTGTTGGTGTCAAACAGTTTGATGAAGTTAAGATTTTACTTAATGAAATGCGGGTTGATGGAATATTGCCCGGTCGAGCTATGCGTTTGTCGTTGGAACAAATTCAAGAAGCAGGATTTGTTCAAGAGACTGATGAATTTCTAAGAGAAATGTTGCCCAATGAGGACATCAAGAACATAAGTTATTGTGTTGACAGTAGTGATGAGGATGAGGATCATGATGAGGATGCTACTGATGTTGGTGGAGGTGATGATGTTAATGAGGTTCAGTTAAAACCGTGGTTAGACCCGAGGGCTTTGGCCAATGCCTTGCAAAAATGGAGCCCTGATGAAGTATCAGCATTAGAGAAGGCAAAATTTGTGTGGACAACTAGGTTAGTATGCAAGATTCTTAGGAATTTTAAATCAGCAGAAAAAGCTTGGAATTTTTTCTGTTGGGTTGCTTGTCAGCCAGGTTTTACTCATGATATTTACACAGTACAAAGGATGATGGCCCTTTTGGCGCGCGATGGGCTTTCTGAATTGGTTGATCAACTCTTAAACAAAATGAGGATGGAGCAATTGAGATTGCCCTTCTGCACTATCAGGTTGATCATTGATTTTTATGGTATCTCAAAGAAAGCTGACGCTGCTCTGAAGGTCTTTCACGATGATAGAAACCTCTGTGGCCCTATATCAAACTTTAATTTGATGCTTCTGTATTCATCTCTCTTACGAACTTTGACTAAGTGTGGGAGGGATTCTGATGCATTGGATGTACTTGAAGAGATGATCTTATGTGGGATTGTTCCCAATATCCAGATATTTTCTGGGTTGATGCATCATTTTGCACTAAATGGGGACATCAAAACTGTGCAGAAACTCTTTGCAATGGTTAGACAAAGTGGAGTCCAGCCTGATGCTTATATGTTCAAAGTACTTATCCAAGCATATTGCAAGTGTGGGAGAGCTGCTCTTGCATGGAGGGTTTTTGAAGACTTGaggaatttaaatttgatgccTGACTCCGCCACAAAAGAGTTGCTTGTGAAGAGTCTTTGGAAGGAAGGCAAGCGGAGAGAGGCTGCCGCTGTGGAAGAGAGTTGTGAGGAAGTAAGTGACGTCCTTCCACTCACATTGCACGGTCACATATGGACAGTGAGTTCTGCAGATCTTACAAAAGTTTTTTCTATTTACTCCAATAGCTTCACATCAGCTGGTGAATAG
- the LOC109950408 gene encoding serine/threonine receptor-like kinase NFP — translation MTHTRSVLKKRKKSFKVRNYDPHQATQDKLLSGISQYVGKAIMYDKEMIMEATNDLDELCKIGDSMYKATMYGEVLAIKRTNIDVKEKLSILQKVNHVNLVNLMGISYDADGDRFLVYENAENGSLENWLFPDSEASSDSLAFLSWSQRIHIALDFANGLHYMHDHTQQSIVHWDVRERNILVDSDFKAKFANFSTARPVTNSSMPKVDVFAFGVLLLELLSGKRAMETKENGEVVMLYKDLREVLKVEEKSVERLQKWIDPKLENCYPLDGALSLAALATTCTQENAQARPSLAEVVLNLSVLAQSSPKTMHKFQSKLADLGWEKVL, via the exons ATGACACACACGAG ATCAGtattaaagaaaaggaagaaatcttTCAAGGTCAGGAATTATGATCCTCATCAGGCCACTCAGGACAAGTTACTTTCTGGGATTTCACAGTATGTAGGGAAGGCAATTATGTATGACAAAGAAATGATTATGGAGGCAACCAATGACCTTGATGAACTCTGTAAAATTGGGGATTCAATGTACAAAGCCACCATGTATGGGGAGGTTTTAGCCATAAAGAGAACCAATATAGATGTCAAAGAAAAGCTGAGTATCCTGCAGAAGGTAAACCATGTGAATCTGGTGAATTTGATGGGAATTTCGTATGATGCAGATGGGGATCGCTTCTTGGTTTATGAAAATGCTGAGAATGGATCACTTGAAAATTGGTTGTTCCCTGACTCTGAAGCTTCTTCAGACTCTCTGGCCTTCCTCTCTTGGAGTCAGAGAATTCACATAGCACTTGACTTTGCCAACGGCCTGCACTACATGCATGATCACACTCAACAAAGCATTGTTCACTGGGATGTCAGAGAAAGAAATATCCTCGTAGACTCCGACTTCAAGGCCAAGTTTGCAAATTTCTCAACAGCTAGACCTGTTACAAACTCATCGATGCCAAAAGTGGATGTTTTCGCATTTGGGGTTTTACTGTTGGAGTTGCTTTCAGGAAAGAGGGCcatggaaacaaaagaaaatggtgaaGTGGTTATGTTGTACAAAGATTTAAGGGAGGTGTTGAAGGTTGAAGAGAAGAGCGTTGAAAGGTTACAAAAATGGATAGATCCAAAATTGGAGAACTGTTATCCTCTTGATGGTGCGCTGAGTTTGGCAGCCCTTGCCACGACATGCACACAAGAAAATGCTCAGGCAAGGCCAAGTTTGGCTGAAGTCGTTTTGAACCTCTCTGTACTAGCTCAGTCATCCCCTAAGACAATGCATAAATTCCAGTCGAAACTCGCTGATTTAGGCTGGGAGAAAGTACTATGA
- the LOC18771302 gene encoding protein DA1-related 1 isoform X1, giving the protein MGWLTKILKGSSYKGHSHRKYGHDRTWDEPRDSVEEDVDIAIALSLSELDQKGKGVIEDESESEDDEQSAKFESDSDEQPTKVQSDDDEKPAKVQSDDDEKPANFQYEEDEQSAKVQLEEDEQLAKALQESLNMGSPPRYDNGSIFQPFPFFMPAGYSRICAGCKLEIGHGRYLSCMGTVWHPECFRCRACNLPITDYEYSMSGNHPYHKSCYKEQHHPRCDVCKNFIPTNSNGLIEYRAHPFWLQKYCPSHERDRTPRCCSCERMEPRDARYLLLDDGRKLCLECLDSAIMDTHECQPLYLEIQDFYEGLNMKVKQQVPMLLVERQALNEAMEGEKNGHHHMPETRGLCLSEEQTVTTILRRPKIGAGYRMIDMVTEPHRLIRRCEVTAILVLYGLPRLLTGSILAHEMMHAWLRLNGYPNLSPEVEEGICQVLAHMWLDAEMYSTSGSDVASSSTSSSSSSSSSASSKKGKRSDFEKKLGDFFKHQIESDSSTAYGEGFRIGNKAVLKYGLRRTLDHIRMTGSFPV; this is encoded by the exons ATGGGTTGGCTGACTAAGATTCTCAAAGGTTCTAGCTATAAAGGGCACTCTCATCGGAAATATGGGCATGATAGAACGTGGGACGAACCTCGTGATTCAGTG GAAGAGGATGTAGATATTGCTATTGCATTGTCCCTTTCAGAACTagatcaaaaaggaaaaggcgTAATCG AAGATGAATCTGAATCAGAGGATGATGAACAATCTGCTAAATTTGAATCAGACAGTGATGAACAACCTACCAAAGTTCAGTCAGACGATGATGAGAAACCTGCCAAAGTTCAATCAGACGATGATGAAAAACCTGCCAACTTTCAATATGAGGAAGATGAACAAAGTGCTAAAGTTCAATTGGAGGAAGATGAACAACTTGCAAAGGCTCTTCAAGAAAGTTTGAACATGGGTTCTCCTCCTCGATATGATAATGGCAGTATATTTCAACCTTTTCCATTCTTCATGCCAGCTGGGTACAG TAGGATATGTGCTGGCTGCAAGTTGGAGATCGGCCATGGGCGATATTTGAGTTGCATGGGTACTGTTTGGCATCCAGAATGTTTTCGTTGCCGTGCTTGCAATCTTCCAATTACTGATTATGAG TATTCTATGTCTGGAAATCACCCTTACCACAAATCCTGCTATAAGGAGCAGCATCACCCAAGATGTGATGTTTGTAAGAATTTT ATcccaacaaattcaaatggtCTTATTGAGTATAGGGCACATCCTTTCTGGCTACAAAAGTACTGCCCCTCTCATGAACGTGATAGGACTCCTCGGTGTTGTAGCTGTGAAAGAATGGAG CCAAGGGACGCAAGATATTTGTTACTTGATGATGGTCGGAAGCTATGTCTGGAATGTCTAGACTCAGCAATTATGGATACACACGAATGCCAACCCCTTTATCTTGAAATTCAAGATTTTTACGAAGGTTTAAACATGAAAGTGAAGCAGCAAGTACCAATGCTCTTGGTTGAGAGACAAGCTCTAAATGAGGCCATGGAGGGAGAAAAGAAT GGTCATCATCACATGCCAGAGACTAGAGGACTCTGCTTGTCAGAAGAACAGACTGTTACCACT ATTTTACGGAGACCAAAGATCGGAGCTGGCTACCGGATGATAGACATGGTAACTGAGCCTCATAGGCTGATTCGCCGCTGTGAAGTAACAGCAATTCTCGTATTGTATGGCCTTCCTAG GTTGTTGACAGGGTCGATTCTGGCTCATGAGATGATGCATGCATGGCTAAGGCTCAACG GCTATCCGAACCTGAGCCCGGAGGTTGAAGAAGGTATCTGTCAAGTGTTGGCCCATATGTGGCTAGACGCTGAGATGTATTCTACATCCGGTAGTGATGTTGCCTCATCATCTACGTCTTCCTCCTCATCCTCTTCTAGTTCGGCATCATCTAAGAAGGGTAAACGGTCTGACTTTGAGAAGAAGCTTGGTGATTTTTTCAAACACCAAATTGAGTCGGATTCATCAACAGCATATGGAGAAGGATTCAGGATAGGAAATAAAGCAGTGCTCAAGTATGGTCTAAGGAGGACCCTTGATCATATTCGAATGACTGGAAGCTTTCCAGTTTGA
- the LOC18771302 gene encoding protein DA1-related 1 isoform X3 codes for MGWLTKILKGSSYKGHSHRKYGHDRTWDEPRDSVEEDVDIAIALSLSELDQKGKGVIDSDEQPTKVQSDDDEKPAKVQSDDDEKPANFQYEEDEQSAKVQLEEDEQLAKALQESLNMGSPPRYDNGSIFQPFPFFMPAGYSRICAGCKLEIGHGRYLSCMGTVWHPECFRCRACNLPITDYEYSMSGNHPYHKSCYKEQHHPRCDVCKNFIPTNSNGLIEYRAHPFWLQKYCPSHERDRTPRCCSCERMEPRDARYLLLDDGRKLCLECLDSAIMDTHECQPLYLEIQDFYEGLNMKVKQQVPMLLVERQALNEAMEGEKNGHHHMPETRGLCLSEEQTVTTILRRPKIGAGYRMIDMVTEPHRLIRRCEVTAILVLYGLPRLLTGSILAHEMMHAWLRLNGYPNLSPEVEEGICQVLAHMWLDAEMYSTSGSDVASSSTSSSSSSSSSASSKKGKRSDFEKKLGDFFKHQIESDSSTAYGEGFRIGNKAVLKYGLRRTLDHIRMTGSFPV; via the exons ATGGGTTGGCTGACTAAGATTCTCAAAGGTTCTAGCTATAAAGGGCACTCTCATCGGAAATATGGGCATGATAGAACGTGGGACGAACCTCGTGATTCAGTG GAAGAGGATGTAGATATTGCTATTGCATTGTCCCTTTCAGAACTagatcaaaaaggaaaaggcgTAATCG ACAGTGATGAACAACCTACCAAAGTTCAGTCAGACGATGATGAGAAACCTGCCAAAGTTCAATCAGACGATGATGAAAAACCTGCCAACTTTCAATATGAGGAAGATGAACAAAGTGCTAAAGTTCAATTGGAGGAAGATGAACAACTTGCAAAGGCTCTTCAAGAAAGTTTGAACATGGGTTCTCCTCCTCGATATGATAATGGCAGTATATTTCAACCTTTTCCATTCTTCATGCCAGCTGGGTACAG TAGGATATGTGCTGGCTGCAAGTTGGAGATCGGCCATGGGCGATATTTGAGTTGCATGGGTACTGTTTGGCATCCAGAATGTTTTCGTTGCCGTGCTTGCAATCTTCCAATTACTGATTATGAG TATTCTATGTCTGGAAATCACCCTTACCACAAATCCTGCTATAAGGAGCAGCATCACCCAAGATGTGATGTTTGTAAGAATTTT ATcccaacaaattcaaatggtCTTATTGAGTATAGGGCACATCCTTTCTGGCTACAAAAGTACTGCCCCTCTCATGAACGTGATAGGACTCCTCGGTGTTGTAGCTGTGAAAGAATGGAG CCAAGGGACGCAAGATATTTGTTACTTGATGATGGTCGGAAGCTATGTCTGGAATGTCTAGACTCAGCAATTATGGATACACACGAATGCCAACCCCTTTATCTTGAAATTCAAGATTTTTACGAAGGTTTAAACATGAAAGTGAAGCAGCAAGTACCAATGCTCTTGGTTGAGAGACAAGCTCTAAATGAGGCCATGGAGGGAGAAAAGAAT GGTCATCATCACATGCCAGAGACTAGAGGACTCTGCTTGTCAGAAGAACAGACTGTTACCACT ATTTTACGGAGACCAAAGATCGGAGCTGGCTACCGGATGATAGACATGGTAACTGAGCCTCATAGGCTGATTCGCCGCTGTGAAGTAACAGCAATTCTCGTATTGTATGGCCTTCCTAG GTTGTTGACAGGGTCGATTCTGGCTCATGAGATGATGCATGCATGGCTAAGGCTCAACG GCTATCCGAACCTGAGCCCGGAGGTTGAAGAAGGTATCTGTCAAGTGTTGGCCCATATGTGGCTAGACGCTGAGATGTATTCTACATCCGGTAGTGATGTTGCCTCATCATCTACGTCTTCCTCCTCATCCTCTTCTAGTTCGGCATCATCTAAGAAGGGTAAACGGTCTGACTTTGAGAAGAAGCTTGGTGATTTTTTCAAACACCAAATTGAGTCGGATTCATCAACAGCATATGGAGAAGGATTCAGGATAGGAAATAAAGCAGTGCTCAAGTATGGTCTAAGGAGGACCCTTGATCATATTCGAATGACTGGAAGCTTTCCAGTTTGA
- the LOC18770214 gene encoding serine/threonine receptor-like kinase NFP has product MAISFLGSQPLYILLLFFFTTQILAQPAPSNSSTSFSCSVDAPPSCDTYVSYLAQPQFLSLGNISDLFGVSSLSITKASNLVSEQIRLIAGQLLLVPITCGCTGNSYFSNITYEIKKGDNYYLVSINSFENLTNWHAVLDMNPTLDPTLLQIGVKVTFPLFCKCPSKMYSDNGVKHLITYVWQPNDDTFRVSSKFNVSPLDIVTANDYRNFTAAVGLPVVIPVSKLPALAQPKPPHGRNIFKQRWWLILVITLGGVLAVSSLFAMFVVYSRRQHKRKKALNGTGSSLESPEWFNMKEGKRDEKLELKFIQDKLLPGVSSYLGKPIMYEIKTIMEATMNLNEHCRIGGSVYRAIIDGQVLAVKNTKEDVTEELNILQKVNHANLVKLMGISSEAQGFRFLVYEYAENGSLDKWLYPKSSSTSTSLALLTWNQRLSIALDVANGLQYMHEHTQPSIVHMDIRTSNILLDSKFKAKIANFSMARAAANNVAPNVDVFAFGVALLALLSGKKGMETKENGEVIMLWKDVRWVLEAEEKKVERLRKWMDPNLESFYPIDGALSLTALARACTQEKSSARPSMAEVVFNLSVLTHSPSESTFERSWASALEAEEVLQTINPITAR; this is encoded by the coding sequence ATGGCAATCTCCTTCCTCGGCTCCCAACCTCTCTATATTCTTCTACTGTTCTTCTTCACCACCCAAATTTTAGCTCAACCAGCACCGTCCAACTCGAGCACAAGTTTTTCATGCTCGGTAGATGCACCTCCTTCGTGCGACACGTATGTGTCGTACCTTGCCCAGCCTCAGTTTTTGAGTCTTGGAAATATTTCTGATCTATTTGGGGTCAGTTCTTTATCAATTACCAAGGCCAGTAATCTAGTCTCTGAGCAGATCAGATTGATTGCAGGCCAACTCTTACTCGTACCGATCACCTGCGGTTGCACTGGAAACAGTTATTTTTCGAACATCACCTATGAGATCAAGAAAGGAGATAACTACTATTTAGTTTCAATAAATTCATTTGAGAATCTCACCAATTGGCATGCAGTGCTAGATATGAACCCCACTCTGGATCCAACGCTCTTGCAGATTGGTGTCAAAGTAACCTTTCCTTTGTTCTGTAAATGCCCATCGAAGATGTATTCGGATAATGGAGTTAAGCACCTCATCACTTACGTATGGCAACCCAACGATGACACCTTTCGGGTGAGTTCCAAGTTCAATGTGTCACCACTTGATATCGTAACTGCAAACGACTACCGGAACTTCACCGCTGCTGTGGGCCTTCCGGTGGTGATCCCGGTGTCAAAATTGCCTGCTCTAGCTCAACCGAAACCCCCTCACGGAAGAAACATATTCAAGCAGCGGTGGTGGCTCATTCTAGTCATAACCTTGGGAGGTGTTCTAGCTGTTTCATCCCTTTTTGCAATGTTCGTGGTCTATAGTCGTCGTCAGCATAAGAGAAAGAAGGCCTTGAATGGTACTGGATCATCTCTGGAGAGCCCTGAATGGTTCAATatgaaagaaggaaaaagggaTGAAAAATTAGAGCTCAAGTTCATACAGGACAAGCTTCTTCCTGGAGTTTCAAGCTATCTAGGAAAGCCAATCATGTATGAGATCAAAACAATTATGGAGGCAACCATGAATCTCAACGAGCACTGCAGGATTGGAGGGTCTGTATACAGAGCCATAATTGATGGGCAGGTCTTAGCTGTAAAGAACACCAAGGAAGATGTCACAGAGGAACTAAATATTCTGCAGAAGGTAAATCATGCAAATCTGGTGAAACTAATGGGCATCTCGTCTGAAGCACAAGGGTTTCGCTTCTTGGTTTATGAATATGCCGAAAATGGCTCACTTGATAAGTGGTTGTACCCCAAATCTTCATCCACTTCAACTTCTTTAGCTTTGCTCACATGGAATCAGAGACTAAGCATAGCTCTGGATGTCGCAAATGGCCTGCAATACATGCACGAACACACGCAACCGAGCATCGTTCACATGGATATCAGGACAAGTAACATACTTCTCGACTCTAAATTCAAAGCCAAGATAGCAAATTTCTCCATGGCTAGAGCAGCGGCAAACAATGTTGCCCCCAATGTGGACGTTTTCGCTTTCGGGGTTGCTCTGTTGGCCTTGCTTTCAGGAAAGAAAGGCATGGAGACAAAGGAAAATGGAGAGGTTATCATGTTGTGGAAGGATGTTAGGTGGGTTTTGGAAGCTGAAGAGAAAAAAGTGGAGAGGTTAAGAAAATGGATGGATCCAAATTTGGAGAGCTTCTATCCCATTGATGGTGCTTTGAGCTTGACAGCCCTGGCAAGGGCCTGCACACAGGAGAAGTCTTCAGCTAGACCAAGCATGGCAGAAGTTGTGTTCAACCTCTCTGTTCTTACTCATTCGCCTTCCGAATCGACATTCGAAAGGTCTTGGGCTTCTGCTTTGGAAGCAGAAGAAGTTCTTCAAACTATCAATCCGATCACTGCCCGTTGA
- the LOC18771302 gene encoding protein DA1-related 1 isoform X2: protein MGWLTKILKGSSYKGHSHRKYGHDRTWDEPRDSVEEDVDIAIALSLSELDQKGKGVIEDESESEDDEQSAKFESDSDEQPTKVQSDDDEKPAKVQSDDDEKPANFQYEEDEQSAKVQLEEDEQLAKALQESLNMGSPPRYDNGSIFQPFPFFMPAGYRICAGCKLEIGHGRYLSCMGTVWHPECFRCRACNLPITDYEYSMSGNHPYHKSCYKEQHHPRCDVCKNFIPTNSNGLIEYRAHPFWLQKYCPSHERDRTPRCCSCERMEPRDARYLLLDDGRKLCLECLDSAIMDTHECQPLYLEIQDFYEGLNMKVKQQVPMLLVERQALNEAMEGEKNGHHHMPETRGLCLSEEQTVTTILRRPKIGAGYRMIDMVTEPHRLIRRCEVTAILVLYGLPRLLTGSILAHEMMHAWLRLNGYPNLSPEVEEGICQVLAHMWLDAEMYSTSGSDVASSSTSSSSSSSSSASSKKGKRSDFEKKLGDFFKHQIESDSSTAYGEGFRIGNKAVLKYGLRRTLDHIRMTGSFPV, encoded by the exons ATGGGTTGGCTGACTAAGATTCTCAAAGGTTCTAGCTATAAAGGGCACTCTCATCGGAAATATGGGCATGATAGAACGTGGGACGAACCTCGTGATTCAGTG GAAGAGGATGTAGATATTGCTATTGCATTGTCCCTTTCAGAACTagatcaaaaaggaaaaggcgTAATCG AAGATGAATCTGAATCAGAGGATGATGAACAATCTGCTAAATTTGAATCAGACAGTGATGAACAACCTACCAAAGTTCAGTCAGACGATGATGAGAAACCTGCCAAAGTTCAATCAGACGATGATGAAAAACCTGCCAACTTTCAATATGAGGAAGATGAACAAAGTGCTAAAGTTCAATTGGAGGAAGATGAACAACTTGCAAAGGCTCTTCAAGAAAGTTTGAACATGGGTTCTCCTCCTCGATATGATAATGGCAGTATATTTCAACCTTTTCCATTCTTCATGCCAGCTGGGTACAG GATATGTGCTGGCTGCAAGTTGGAGATCGGCCATGGGCGATATTTGAGTTGCATGGGTACTGTTTGGCATCCAGAATGTTTTCGTTGCCGTGCTTGCAATCTTCCAATTACTGATTATGAG TATTCTATGTCTGGAAATCACCCTTACCACAAATCCTGCTATAAGGAGCAGCATCACCCAAGATGTGATGTTTGTAAGAATTTT ATcccaacaaattcaaatggtCTTATTGAGTATAGGGCACATCCTTTCTGGCTACAAAAGTACTGCCCCTCTCATGAACGTGATAGGACTCCTCGGTGTTGTAGCTGTGAAAGAATGGAG CCAAGGGACGCAAGATATTTGTTACTTGATGATGGTCGGAAGCTATGTCTGGAATGTCTAGACTCAGCAATTATGGATACACACGAATGCCAACCCCTTTATCTTGAAATTCAAGATTTTTACGAAGGTTTAAACATGAAAGTGAAGCAGCAAGTACCAATGCTCTTGGTTGAGAGACAAGCTCTAAATGAGGCCATGGAGGGAGAAAAGAAT GGTCATCATCACATGCCAGAGACTAGAGGACTCTGCTTGTCAGAAGAACAGACTGTTACCACT ATTTTACGGAGACCAAAGATCGGAGCTGGCTACCGGATGATAGACATGGTAACTGAGCCTCATAGGCTGATTCGCCGCTGTGAAGTAACAGCAATTCTCGTATTGTATGGCCTTCCTAG GTTGTTGACAGGGTCGATTCTGGCTCATGAGATGATGCATGCATGGCTAAGGCTCAACG GCTATCCGAACCTGAGCCCGGAGGTTGAAGAAGGTATCTGTCAAGTGTTGGCCCATATGTGGCTAGACGCTGAGATGTATTCTACATCCGGTAGTGATGTTGCCTCATCATCTACGTCTTCCTCCTCATCCTCTTCTAGTTCGGCATCATCTAAGAAGGGTAAACGGTCTGACTTTGAGAAGAAGCTTGGTGATTTTTTCAAACACCAAATTGAGTCGGATTCATCAACAGCATATGGAGAAGGATTCAGGATAGGAAATAAAGCAGTGCTCAAGTATGGTCTAAGGAGGACCCTTGATCATATTCGAATGACTGGAAGCTTTCCAGTTTGA